One window of the Hoplias malabaricus isolate fHopMal1 chromosome Y, fHopMal1.hap1, whole genome shotgun sequence genome contains the following:
- the LOC136677940 gene encoding uncharacterized protein, with protein sequence MAEDSQPISTKPQFCWEATCSPSSYGWQPSLLFNQHFGLPPLLDSRDFSWMENLFRKLGSSSWSGYSRGSRSVSLKVHREISEGVSEVFSDECKWKVSLDVNHFAPSELMLRTQSGFLVVEGKHEERQDEHGYISRHFVRKYKLPLAVAAETIYSCVSGDGILTVEAKFTSIPLPADISIPVQVDAPTLEDKQEDGLQQEETTEGEGIPLSETDASHSLVSPGGPEEKPEEESVAQQTDSDDRLHPTAPTLGGGEVQGDAAEGQQEETSDQQTEMMQEVEEVKKEDISEEKIEKAEEAQEEGQESTGQGAETPDTVMTQVEEQAEAVPDGDAQEQVAEGEGQLAEGEPEQPTMVQTQEEIPSQLDIQAQVILEEKIQTKM encoded by the exons ATGGCAGAGGATTCCCAACCCATAAGTACCAAGCCACAGTTCTGCTGGGAGGCCACCTGCTCGCCCTCAAGCTATGGATGGCAGCCCAGCTTGCTCTTCAACCAACATTTTGGTCTTCCTCCATTGCTGGACTCCAGAGACTTCAGCTGGATGGAGAACCTCTTTAGAAAGCTTGGCAGTTCCTCCTGGTCAGGCTACTCCAGAGGTTCCAGGTCTGTGAGCCTGAAGGTCCACAGGGAAATCAGCGAAGGAGTGTCTGAGGTTTTCTCAGACGAGTGCAAGTGGAAGGTCAGTCTGGACGTCAACCATTTTGCCCCATCAGAGCTAATGCTCAGGACACAGAGCGGCTTCCTGGTTGTCGAAG GAAAACATGAGGAAAGGCAAGACGAACATGGCTACATTTCTAGACATTTCGTAAGGAAATATAA GCTTCCTCTGGCAGTAGCTGCAGAAACTATATACTCTTGCGTGAGTGGAGATGGAATTCTCACAGTTGAAGCCAAATTTACCAGCATTCCCCTGCCAGCTGATATCTCTATTCCAGTACAG GTGGATGCACCGACTCTCGAAGACAAACAAGAAGATGGCCTCCAGCAAGAGGAGACCACCGAAGGTGAGGGGATTCCGCTGAGCGAGACAGATGCTTCTCATTCCCTTGTGTCTCCAGGAGGCCCTGAAGAAAAGCCTGAAGAGGAGTCTGTTGCCCAGCAGACTGACTCCGATGATAGGCTTCATCCCACAG CTCCGACCCTGGGGGGAGGCGAGGTCCAGGGTGATGCTGCTGAGGGCCAGCAAGAGGAGACAAGTGATCAGCAGACGGAAATGATGCAGGAGGTTGAAGAGGTGAAAAAAGAAGATATCTCTGAAGAAAAGATAGAGAAAGCAGAGGAGGCCCAAGAGGAAGGGCAAGAGTCCACAGGGCAAGGCGCTGAGACCCCAGATACTGTGATGACTCAGGTGGAGGAGCAGGCTGAAGCAGTGCCAGATGGAGATGCCCAAGAACAGGTGGCAGAAGGGGAGGGGCAGCTCGCTGAAGGTGAACCTGAGCAACCCACCATGGTGCAAACTCAAGAGGAAATCCCATCTCAGCTGGATATCCAAGCACAGGTCATTCTGGAGGAAAAGATCCAAACCAAGATGTAA